The following proteins come from a genomic window of Chlamydiales bacterium:
- a CDS encoding DUF3820 family protein: MYYDTETTGIRPDKDRIVEIAAYDPTTERTFSKLVNPGIPIPKEASDIHGITNDMVAQAPSFAEVGNAFLAFCNEDTILVAHNNENFDKHFLIQEFKRNQIELLNYDMVDSLKWARKYRPDLPRHNLQFLRQIYGFNMNNAHRALDDVMTLYQIFTVMIDDLLPEIVLDLLDEEKKSDTMPFGKYQGKPLSEVPVSYLKWLKNQGAFDKPENTELKSAIEKMHAL, from the coding sequence ATTTATTACGATACTGAAACGACTGGAATAAGGCCTGATAAAGATCGTATTGTCGAGATCGCGGCCTATGATCCAACAACAGAGCGTACCTTTTCAAAGCTTGTGAATCCTGGAATCCCTATTCCTAAAGAAGCTTCTGATATCCATGGGATTACGAATGATATGGTAGCTCAAGCCCCCTCTTTTGCTGAAGTAGGAAATGCATTTCTAGCCTTTTGTAATGAAGACACTATTCTCGTGGCACATAACAATGAGAATTTTGATAAACATTTTCTGATTCAAGAATTTAAACGAAATCAAATTGAACTACTTAATTACGATATGGTTGATTCTTTGAAATGGGCTCGTAAATACCGTCCTGACTTACCACGCCATAATCTGCAATTTCTACGTCAGATTTACGGATTTAATATGAATAATGCTCACCGTGCTTTGGATGATGTTATGACTCTCTATCAGATTTTCACTGTCATGATCGATGATTTATTACCCGAAATCGTATTAGATTTACTCGATGAGGAAAAAAAAAGCGATACGATGCCTTTTGGAAAATATCAAGGAAAACCTCTAAGTGAAGTCCCAGTGTCCTATTTAAAATGGCTAAAAAATCAAGGCGCATTTGATAAGCCTGAAAATACTGAACTAAAATCTGCAATTGAAAAAATGCATGCATTATAA
- a CDS encoding flagellar biosynthetic protein FliR, protein MSIISNEFLPFLLLFSRSIGFFLFSPFFHKHNISLWIRIGLALSSSLILFPPFFVQSRLIPDHPLLLAMQIMREAMIGYLIGFLCSLIFQAAAFAGQIIGTLGGFSAYEILNPLSHNEYPLMSYFFMTTVFTIFFSLDFHHVVLRLLYESHFVFSFHLITGFTEAFGKLFIQGLSYALFPMIFLLILISSFAILARFFPFLHIFWNGFPIQIFVGLTIIAVTGGFFSQILQGAFNEIIAIAKKALFSL, encoded by the coding sequence TTGTCAATTATATCCAATGAATTTTTACCTTTCTTGCTTCTATTTTCTCGTAGTATAGGATTTTTTCTCTTTTCTCCTTTTTTCCATAAACACAATATCTCTTTATGGATCCGTATTGGGCTGGCCCTATCCTCTTCTCTTATTCTTTTTCCACCCTTCTTTGTTCAGTCGAGACTTATACCAGATCATCCTCTCCTTTTAGCTATGCAAATCATGCGTGAGGCGATGATCGGTTATCTGATCGGTTTTCTTTGCTCTCTAATCTTTCAAGCAGCTGCTTTTGCTGGACAAATTATTGGAACATTAGGAGGGTTTTCTGCTTATGAAATTCTCAATCCTTTATCTCATAATGAGTATCCTCTTATGTCTTATTTTTTTATGACCACAGTTTTCACTATTTTCTTTTCTCTTGACTTTCATCATGTTGTACTACGTTTGTTATACGAGAGCCATTTTGTTTTTTCTTTTCATCTTATCACGGGATTCACTGAAGCCTTTGGAAAACTTTTTATACAAGGCCTCTCATATGCACTTTTTCCAATGATTTTTCTCCTAATCTTGATCTCTTCTTTTGCTATTTTGGCCCGTTTTTTCCCTTTCTTACATATCTTTTGGAACGGATTTCCAATCCAAATCTTTGTTGGACTGACAATCATTGCTGTTACAGGAGGATTTTTTAGTCAAATTTTACAAGGAGCATTTAATGAAATCATTGCAATTGCAAAAAAAGCTCTTTTTTCATTGTGA
- a CDS encoding flagellar biosynthetic protein FliQ — translation MTPEQITYIVRQTLYTAIEISTPFLLLAMIVGLIISLIQSITQIQEMTLTFVPKILLLAFALTLFFPWILKILTKFTNNLLIHQWDKVSSLVNYIQ, via the coding sequence ATGACACCAGAGCAAATCACATACATCGTACGTCAAACGCTTTATACAGCAATTGAAATTAGCACCCCTTTTCTTCTTCTAGCCATGATTGTTGGTTTAATCATTTCACTGATTCAGTCGATTACACAAATCCAAGAGATGACCTTAACGTTTGTTCCAAAAATCCTTCTCCTTGCGTTTGCTTTAACACTATTTTTTCCATGGATACTTAAAATTCTTACTAAGTTCACAAACAATCTTTTGATTCACCAATGGGATAAGGTCTCCTCACTTGTCAATTATATCCAATGA
- the fliP gene encoding flagellar type III secretion system pore protein FliP (The bacterial flagellar biogenesis protein FliP forms a type III secretion system (T3SS)-type pore required for flagellar assembly.), with the protein MNNPYLVGSTLFLILIPFVFILMTSFTRISIVLTFLRQALSTSVPSSQIIIGLSLILTGYIMHPVITEIYEKAITPYIQEKETPYEKILEKAWPPLRTFMIYHTREKDLELFLDMARIKLMNNKLDEIPWYCVIPGFVLSELRTAFMLGFLLFLPFLVIDMVITSLLMSMGMVMLPPVMISFPFKILFFVVVDGWRLVVQQIVGGYQ; encoded by the coding sequence GTGAATAACCCTTATCTTGTTGGTTCTACTCTTTTTCTCATTCTTATCCCTTTTGTATTTATTCTCATGACATCATTTACTCGTATTTCGATTGTTTTGACATTTTTACGTCAGGCATTAAGTACATCTGTTCCCTCCTCACAAATTATTATTGGCCTCTCTTTGATTTTGACAGGATATATCATGCATCCAGTCATTACAGAAATCTACGAAAAAGCCATTACTCCTTATATACAAGAGAAAGAAACCCCTTATGAAAAAATCCTGGAAAAGGCATGGCCTCCCTTAAGAACATTTATGATTTACCATACTCGTGAGAAAGATTTAGAGCTTTTCTTAGATATGGCTCGTATTAAACTAATGAATAATAAATTAGATGAAATTCCTTGGTATTGCGTGATTCCTGGGTTTGTCCTCTCTGAACTTCGCACTGCTTTTATGCTTGGTTTTCTACTATTTTTACCCTTTCTTGTGATTGATATGGTCATTACCTCATTATTGATGTCGATGGGAATGGTAATGCTTCCACCAGTCATGATCTCATTCCCTTTTAAAATCCTCTTCTTTGTGGTAGTCGATGGATGGAGACTTGTGGTACAACAAATTGTTGGAGGCTATCAATGA
- a CDS encoding flagellar biosynthetic protein FliO, with amino-acid sequence MVFLGTGLVTETVSEEVVGQSYDYWGQFINMLTMLGLILILIFVSVYIMKWLMRSRIAHLNRSTGIKILERRALNSKSSLYLIDVFGTGVLIAESQAGIQLVTQLPPDIKIEEKMTEYSQEKSLTKEPLIKRLKKLASKNN; translated from the coding sequence ATGGTTTTTTTAGGAACAGGTTTGGTAACTGAAACAGTGTCTGAAGAAGTTGTGGGACAAAGCTACGATTACTGGGGGCAGTTTATAAATATGTTAACCATGTTAGGACTGATTCTCATTTTGATTTTTGTGAGTGTTTATATCATGAAATGGTTAATGCGTTCGCGTATTGCTCATCTTAATCGTTCAACTGGAATTAAAATTCTTGAACGACGTGCATTAAACTCAAAATCTTCTCTTTATTTAATTGATGTTTTCGGTACAGGTGTATTAATTGCTGAATCACAAGCTGGAATTCAACTCGTGACTCAACTACCTCCTGATATCAAAATAGAGGAGAAAATGACTGAATACAGTCAAGAAAAAAGCCTGACTAAAGAACCCTTGATAAAAAGATTAAAAAAACTAGCCTCTAAGAATAATTAA